In one window of Macadamia integrifolia cultivar HAES 741 chromosome 2, SCU_Mint_v3, whole genome shotgun sequence DNA:
- the LOC122070205 gene encoding uncharacterized protein LOC122070205, translating to MEDVQLNTNWEDVVCPICLDYPHNVVLLQCSSFEIGCRPFMCDTEHTHSNCLDRFKSANGMLATAKDHSTSDPNSTESTQPVTLHGNCRPACPLCRGEVTGWVVLEEARLHLNKKKRCCEEERCAFIGNYSELQKHAKLSHPHARPSKIDPARQLDWENFQQSSEIIDVLSTIHSEVPHGVVLGDYVIEYGEEETGGEFEDFPGDEGNWWTSCILYQVFDNFRNSRNRRRSRTSEARRGRRRSSYDASNSDEGSVTSGEIADYRVDETDDEFVAASGSSRGSSNQRRYRRRRSRFYDS from the coding sequence ATGGAAGATGTCCAGCTGAATACCAATTGGGAAGATGTGGTTTGCCCTATTTGCTTAGATTATCCCCATAATGTAGTCCTCCTTCAATGTTCGTCTTTCGAGATAGGATGTCGTCCATTCATGTGCGACACAGAACACACACACTCAAACTGTCTTGATCGTTTTAAAAGTGCAAATGGGATGTTAGCAACTGCGAAGGACCATTCAACATCTGATCCAAATTCAACAGAAAGCACACAGCCAGTGACATTGCATGGCAATTGCCGTCCAGCTTGTCCATTGTGTAGAGGGGAAGTAACAGGGTGGGTTGTCCTGGAAGAAGCTCGTCTGCATTTGAACAAGAAGAAACGGTGCTGTGAAGAGGAACGCTGTGCATTCATTGGCAACTACTCAGAGCTCCAGAAGCATGCTAAACTCAGTCACCCTCATGCTCGTCCATCAAAGATAGACCCTGCTCGGCAACTTGATTGGGAAAATTTTCAGCAGTCATCCGAGATTATAGAtgttttgagcactatccattcaGAAGTTCCTCATGGGGTGGTGCTGGGGGACTATGTGATCGAGTATGGGGAAGAAGAAACTGGAGGTGAGTTTGAGGATTTCCCTGGGGATGAAGGCAACTGGTGGACCTCGTGCATCTTGTATCAGGTCTTTGATAACTTTAGGAATTCAAGAAATAGAAGACGGTCAAGAACTAGTGAGGCAAGGAGGGGACGCCGCAGGTCAAGCTATGATGCTTCAAATTCTGATGAGGGCTCTGTGACATCTGGAGAAATTGCTGACTATAGAGTTGATGAGactgatgatgagtttgtggcTGCAAGTGGGTCATCTAGAGGGAGCTCTAATCAGCGCAG